The following proteins are encoded in a genomic region of Spirosoma sp. SC4-14:
- a CDS encoding MFS transporter — MKPLSTLEPLPPNRSILSQLLQLPVLVAALGYLVDMYDLFLFSVVRVPSLKGLGIDGDQLLSKGILLLNAQMAGMLIGGIFWGILGDKRGRLSVLFGSILLYSLANIANGFITSLDQYVLLRFIAGIGLAGELGAGITLVTEILPKEIRGYGTTLVATMGVLGAILAYFIADLFNWRISYFIGGGMGLILLILRVNILESGIFTRSRQRVLPRGNVLMLFSSRSRLRKYIQCILVGLPIWFVVGILITFSPELGKALGLTEPVAAGKAVMLSFSGQVLGDIVSGFLSQYLKSRKKVIRLFMLLSLAFMLVYLLVPLTDLTLFYAVCVCLGFANGYWTLFVTIAAELFGTNLRATVATTVPNFVRGATIPLSALFVQLKPGLGTVYSALVVGLLTIALALAALTYLDETFTKDLDYVEEV; from the coding sequence ATGAAGCCCCTCTCTACTCTTGAACCGTTGCCCCCGAATCGATCTATTCTTTCTCAATTACTGCAACTTCCAGTGCTGGTGGCAGCACTGGGGTATCTGGTCGATATGTACGATCTCTTTCTGTTCAGTGTTGTCCGGGTCCCCAGTCTGAAAGGATTAGGGATCGATGGCGATCAATTACTCAGCAAAGGGATTTTGCTCCTGAATGCTCAGATGGCCGGTATGCTCATTGGTGGGATATTCTGGGGTATTCTGGGCGATAAACGGGGGCGTCTGTCGGTGTTGTTCGGTTCCATTCTGCTCTATTCGCTTGCCAATATTGCCAATGGTTTTATTACCTCGCTGGATCAGTATGTGCTGCTGCGTTTTATAGCCGGAATCGGGCTCGCTGGTGAGCTGGGAGCAGGTATCACGCTGGTTACTGAAATTCTGCCGAAAGAAATTCGTGGCTACGGCACAACGCTGGTTGCAACGATGGGGGTTCTGGGTGCCATTCTGGCTTACTTCATTGCTGACCTCTTCAACTGGCGGATATCTTATTTTATAGGCGGAGGCATGGGGCTGATTCTGTTGATTCTTCGGGTCAATATTCTGGAGTCGGGCATTTTTACGCGCTCACGCCAACGAGTGCTCCCCCGTGGCAATGTGCTGATGCTTTTTTCTTCCCGTTCGCGGCTTCGCAAATACATTCAGTGTATTCTGGTAGGCCTGCCAATCTGGTTTGTAGTGGGCATTCTGATTACCTTTTCGCCCGAACTTGGAAAAGCACTCGGTCTGACCGAACCCGTTGCAGCCGGAAAAGCGGTTATGTTGAGTTTTTCTGGGCAGGTATTGGGCGACATTGTCAGCGGTTTTTTGAGCCAGTACCTAAAAAGCCGGAAGAAAGTGATTCGGCTTTTTATGCTGCTATCACTGGCGTTTATGCTCGTTTATCTGCTCGTGCCGCTAACCGATTTAACGCTTTTCTATGCTGTCTGCGTTTGCCTTGGCTTCGCCAATGGCTACTGGACGCTGTTTGTGACCATTGCCGCCGAACTTTTTGGCACTAATCTTCGAGCCACGGTTGCCACCACTGTGCCGAACTTTGTGCGGGGCGCAACCATTCCCCTGAGTGCCCTGTTCGTGCAATTAAAACCCGGTTTAGGAACGGTTTACAGCGCCCTGGTTGTGGGCTTGCTAACGATTGCATTGGCTCTTGCAGCGTTGACGTACCTCGACGAGACCTTTACCAAAGATCTGGACTACGTAGAAGAAGTTTAG
- a CDS encoding Gfo/Idh/MocA family oxidoreductase, whose protein sequence is MDSQNESRREFIKSAALGSLAVIGLPTYIPAHAFGANDRVRVAVIGVNGRGKDHIQGFSKQKDVEVVTLCDVDNNVLQERAADFEKKYNRKVQTVGDLRQVYDDKNIDAVSIATPNHWHALAAIWACQAGKDVYVEKPGAHNLHEGRKLVEAAHRYNRIVQHGVQLRSSAAIQEAVQHLRDGLIGNVYMARGLVFKWRPDIGDQGKSPVPAELNWNMWQGPAQEKEFSKNYVHYNWHWFWDYGNGDIGNQGIHETDLCMWGLNVGLPEEITSSGGKFLWKDCKETPETLTSVYKYPKEGKVIQFEVRPWMTNKEDGVEIGNLFYGDKGYMVINGYDDYKTFLGRERTPGPARKAGGDHYANFIECVRSRDKSKQNGPVETAHLASGIAHLGNIAYRLGRTLHFDPKNEVFVGDKEANQMLTRKYRAPFVVPEKV, encoded by the coding sequence ATGGACAGTCAAAACGAATCCAGAAGAGAGTTTATCAAATCCGCAGCCCTGGGCTCATTAGCAGTAATTGGCTTACCAACCTATATTCCGGCCCATGCCTTTGGTGCAAACGACCGTGTACGGGTGGCCGTTATCGGAGTCAATGGTCGGGGTAAAGATCATATTCAGGGGTTTTCGAAACAGAAGGACGTTGAAGTAGTTACGCTCTGCGATGTCGACAACAACGTGCTTCAGGAACGCGCTGCTGATTTTGAAAAGAAATACAATCGGAAAGTGCAGACCGTGGGCGATTTACGTCAGGTTTATGATGATAAAAATATTGATGCCGTGAGCATTGCCACTCCGAACCACTGGCATGCACTGGCGGCTATCTGGGCTTGTCAGGCAGGGAAAGACGTATATGTCGAAAAACCAGGCGCACATAATCTGCACGAAGGCCGTAAACTGGTCGAAGCAGCCCATCGCTATAACCGAATTGTACAGCATGGCGTACAGTTGCGAAGTTCGGCCGCCATTCAGGAAGCGGTTCAGCACCTGCGCGATGGGCTGATCGGTAATGTGTATATGGCGCGCGGACTGGTGTTCAAATGGCGTCCTGATATTGGCGATCAGGGCAAATCACCTGTTCCGGCCGAACTGAACTGGAATATGTGGCAAGGTCCGGCGCAGGAGAAAGAGTTTAGCAAAAACTACGTTCACTACAACTGGCACTGGTTCTGGGACTATGGCAATGGCGATATTGGTAATCAGGGTATTCACGAAACCGACCTTTGCATGTGGGGGCTCAATGTAGGTCTACCCGAAGAAATCACGTCGTCAGGCGGCAAATTTTTGTGGAAGGACTGCAAGGAAACGCCCGAAACGCTCACCTCGGTCTACAAATACCCCAAAGAAGGCAAGGTAATTCAGTTTGAAGTGCGCCCCTGGATGACCAACAAAGAAGATGGCGTAGAAATTGGCAACCTGTTTTATGGCGATAAAGGCTACATGGTCATTAACGGCTACGACGACTACAAAACCTTTCTGGGTCGCGAACGTACACCCGGACCAGCCCGCAAAGCCGGTGGAGACCACTATGCAAACTTCATCGAATGCGTCCGGTCGCGGGATAAATCAAAACAAAACGGCCCGGTCGAAACGGCACACCTGGCGTCGGGCATTGCCCACCTCGGCAACATCGCCTACCGCTTAGGCCGAACCCTGCATTTCGATCCGAAAAACGAAGTATTCGTCGGCGACAAGGAAGCGAATCAGATGCTTACCCGTAAGTATCGGGCACCGTTTGTTGTTCCCGAAAAGGTGTAA
- a CDS encoding 3-ketoacyl-ACP reductase — protein sequence MKNIAFITGGSRGIGYGIAEQLAKAGFDLAINGVRPEALVTEALDSLRALGAEVLYCPGDIASRDDRMAMLETIKARFGRLNVLVNNAGVTPKERRDILEATEESFQHVLSTNLQGAYFLTQAVANWMIEQKQNDPDFKGYIVNISSVSATVASLNRGEYCVAKAGLSMATQLFAARLGEFDIPVYEVRPGIIQTDMTAGVTAKYDKLIADGLCVQKRWGLPDDVGRAVAALARGDFPYSTGQVIMIDGGLTIPRL from the coding sequence GTGAAGAACATCGCATTCATAACAGGTGGTAGCCGGGGAATTGGATACGGTATTGCCGAGCAACTGGCCAAAGCCGGATTCGATCTGGCCATCAATGGCGTGCGGCCCGAAGCACTGGTGACTGAGGCACTGGACAGCTTACGGGCATTAGGCGCGGAGGTGCTCTACTGCCCCGGCGACATTGCCTCCCGCGACGACCGAATGGCTATGCTCGAAACCATAAAAGCACGTTTTGGTCGGCTGAATGTATTGGTCAATAATGCTGGCGTAACGCCGAAAGAACGGCGGGACATACTGGAAGCAACGGAAGAAAGTTTCCAGCACGTGCTGTCGACCAATTTGCAGGGTGCCTATTTCCTGACGCAGGCCGTTGCCAACTGGATGATCGAACAGAAACAGAATGATCCTGATTTCAAGGGCTATATTGTTAACATTTCGTCGGTTTCGGCTACGGTAGCTTCCCTAAACCGGGGCGAATATTGTGTGGCCAAAGCTGGTTTAAGTATGGCCACACAGTTGTTTGCCGCCCGACTGGGCGAATTCGACATTCCGGTTTATGAAGTCCGGCCCGGCATTATTCAAACCGATATGACGGCCGGAGTTACGGCCAAATACGATAAACTGATTGCCGACGGGCTATGTGTCCAGAAACGCTGGGGCCTGCCCGACGACGTTGGTCGCGCCGTTGCGGCTCTCGCACGGGGCGACTTCCCCTATTCAACTGGCCAGGTTATTATGATTGATGGTGGCCTGACTATACCCAGGCTCTAA
- a CDS encoding NADH:flavin oxidoreductase, with protein MSEKYKPAYPRMAQLKTAADLRTYLETNDIELPFDKTVLPPGETPFNRPIQLKSGKTIGNSLCILPMEGWDGTTDGRPTDFTRNRWKKFAISGAKLLFGCEAVAVCHAGKANPNQLVLNTDTFSDFVDLRQLILNEHTNAFGTTDDLVIGLQLTHSGRFCKPKSHKAFESKILYSHPFLNSKFGMPADYPVLTDDEIDQIIAQYVEAAVLAQKAGFDFVDVKHCHGYLGHEFLSAVCREGRYGGSFENRTRYLRNIVAGIRQAAPGLGIGIRLSAFDMLPFKKGPTGTGIPETAEEYPFAFGGQTTGLGPDLTETKAFLSLAQSLGIQLVCITGGSPYYNPHLMRPALFPPSDGYLPPEDPLLGVKRQIDVTYELKQAFPELVIIGSGYSYLQEWLPNVAQYVLRNGMADSIGFGRMVLSYPTMPADMLAGRALVRNHICRTFSDCTTAPRNGLISGCYPLDPLYKKSPEAEELKTIKDQL; from the coding sequence ATGAGCGAGAAATATAAACCCGCCTACCCTCGCATGGCTCAGCTAAAAACAGCGGCTGACCTGCGCACCTATCTGGAGACAAACGACATCGAGTTGCCGTTTGACAAGACGGTATTGCCACCTGGCGAGACCCCGTTTAACCGGCCAATTCAGCTAAAATCTGGAAAAACAATTGGCAACAGTCTTTGCATTTTGCCGATGGAAGGCTGGGACGGTACTACCGATGGCCGCCCGACAGATTTTACGCGAAATCGATGGAAAAAATTCGCCATCAGTGGCGCCAAACTGCTCTTTGGCTGCGAGGCCGTTGCCGTTTGTCATGCCGGAAAAGCAAACCCTAATCAGTTGGTTCTGAACACGGACACCTTTTCTGACTTTGTCGATCTGAGGCAGCTAATTCTTAACGAACATACCAACGCATTCGGTACTACCGACGATTTGGTAATTGGTTTGCAGCTTACCCACTCCGGGCGGTTTTGTAAACCCAAAAGCCACAAGGCATTTGAGTCGAAAATTCTCTACAGCCATCCGTTTCTGAACAGTAAATTTGGTATGCCAGCCGATTATCCAGTTCTAACGGATGACGAAATCGACCAGATTATTGCCCAGTACGTTGAAGCAGCCGTTCTGGCCCAGAAAGCCGGTTTCGACTTTGTAGATGTCAAACACTGCCACGGTTATCTTGGCCATGAGTTCCTGAGTGCGGTCTGTCGCGAAGGGCGTTATGGAGGTTCATTTGAGAATCGAACACGCTATCTGCGGAATATTGTGGCAGGTATTCGGCAGGCAGCCCCAGGGCTGGGAATTGGCATTCGGCTGAGCGCGTTTGATATGCTTCCGTTCAAGAAAGGGCCGACCGGAACAGGTATTCCCGAAACAGCCGAAGAGTATCCGTTTGCCTTTGGTGGCCAAACCACCGGCTTAGGCCCCGACCTGACCGAGACGAAAGCGTTTTTGTCGCTGGCGCAATCGCTGGGCATTCAATTGGTATGCATTACGGGCGGTAGTCCCTATTATAATCCGCATCTGATGCGTCCGGCTCTGTTTCCGCCTTCGGATGGTTACTTGCCGCCAGAAGATCCACTGCTGGGCGTTAAACGACAAATCGACGTTACCTACGAACTAAAACAGGCTTTCCCCGAACTCGTAATTATTGGCTCGGGCTATTCGTATTTGCAGGAATGGCTACCTAATGTCGCTCAGTATGTGCTGCGAAACGGAATGGCTGATAGTATAGGATTCGGACGTATGGTTCTGTCGTATCCGACGATGCCCGCCGATATGCTTGCCGGTCGGGCGCTGGTCCGCAACCATATTTGCCGAACGTTTTCCGATTGCACAACAGCCCCTCGTAATGGACTCATTTCGGGCTGCTATCCGTTAGATCCGCTCTACAAAAAGAGCCCTGAAGCCGAAGAGCTTAAAACCATAAAAGACCAACTGTGA
- a CDS encoding glycosyl hydrolase has translation MQIDYSVQPTDLTTKLDRFWELSGQKIHLIESEYDITNGSPVFTAAGKYTTRGWTEWTQGFQFGSAIVQFDATNDTDFLAIGRQKTLSLMAPHISHVGVHDHGFNNVSTYGNLLRLMHEGRIPHNEWEKNFYELALKISGAVQASRWTTIKTGGFISSFNGPHSLFVDTIRSCRALVLSYALGHTFQGEGDVKINLLERALQHMKATADYSVFYGEERDTYDIWGRTAHESVFNTKDGNFRCPNSQQGYSGFTTWTRGLAWAMCGFAEELEWLSTRNDSELEPFGGRAAIEAYMLKAATATCDFFIEHTPTDGVPYWDTGAPNLHRLGDYLNYPADPFNDFEPVDSSAAAIGAQGLLRLGKYLTKQGDTEAGKRYWQAGLTVVNTLLDEPYLSTNPVHQGLLLHSIYHQPNGWDYVPPGSKIAYGESSMWGDYHIREVALYLQRIIRNEPYYTFFNRIANRLTV, from the coding sequence ATGCAGATTGACTACTCAGTACAACCTACCGACCTTACTACAAAACTTGATCGTTTCTGGGAACTCTCAGGCCAGAAAATTCACCTTATTGAATCCGAATACGACATTACAAATGGCTCTCCCGTTTTCACCGCAGCTGGCAAATACACAACCCGTGGCTGGACAGAATGGACACAGGGCTTTCAGTTTGGATCGGCAATCGTACAGTTCGACGCAACTAACGACACCGATTTTCTGGCAATTGGGCGTCAGAAAACGCTAAGTCTAATGGCTCCTCACATCAGCCATGTTGGTGTACACGACCACGGCTTCAATAACGTCAGTACCTATGGCAACCTGCTCCGGTTGATGCACGAAGGCCGAATACCACACAATGAGTGGGAGAAAAACTTCTACGAACTGGCCCTGAAAATTTCTGGTGCGGTTCAGGCCAGCCGCTGGACAACGATCAAAACTGGCGGTTTCATCAGTTCCTTCAATGGCCCCCATTCGTTATTTGTCGATACCATTCGTTCCTGTCGGGCGCTGGTGCTAAGTTATGCGCTGGGTCATACTTTTCAGGGTGAAGGCGATGTGAAAATAAACTTGCTCGAACGAGCCCTACAGCATATGAAAGCCACGGCCGACTATTCGGTTTTCTATGGCGAAGAACGCGATACGTATGATATCTGGGGGCGAACCGCTCACGAAAGTGTGTTCAACACAAAAGATGGCAATTTCCGTTGCCCGAATTCACAACAGGGCTATTCGGGTTTCACAACCTGGACACGCGGTCTGGCCTGGGCTATGTGCGGTTTCGCCGAAGAACTCGAATGGCTCTCCACCCGCAACGACTCCGAACTGGAACCGTTTGGTGGACGCGCTGCCATTGAAGCCTATATGCTCAAAGCGGCTACGGCCACCTGCGATTTTTTTATCGAGCATACGCCTACCGATGGCGTTCCGTATTGGGATACGGGCGCACCTAATCTTCACCGTTTGGGCGATTATCTGAATTACCCGGCCGATCCATTCAACGATTTCGAGCCAGTCGATAGCTCGGCAGCGGCTATTGGTGCTCAGGGACTTCTGCGTCTGGGGAAATATTTAACCAAACAAGGCGATACAGAAGCCGGGAAACGCTACTGGCAGGCTGGTTTGACCGTAGTGAACACCCTACTCGACGAACCCTATCTAAGCACCAACCCTGTTCATCAGGGATTGCTGCTGCATTCGATTTATCATCAGCCAAATGGCTGGGATTATGTGCCACCCGGCAGTAAGATTGCCTATGGCGAATCGAGTATGTGGGGCGACTATCATATCCGCGAAGTGGCGCTTTATCTGCAACGCATCATTCGCAATGAGCCTTACTACACGTTTTTCAATCGGATCGCCAATCGTTTGACCGTATGA
- the kynU gene encoding kynureninase has translation MIYEHALDFAQQLDHADPLRQFRDRFYIPQHAGKPVVYLCGNSLGLQPKCAREVLNQELNTWQNLGVEGWFEQREGAEQSWLSYHKSCKESLAQIVGAEQVEVCPMNALTVNLHLLLASFYQPTDKKNRILTIAGDFPSDQYALETHIKHRGLSPSEVLIEIAPRANDGLIHTTDIQNAIAEHADSLALIWMSGLNYYTGQVYTMDAITQTARHYCVPIGFDLAHAIGNVPLRLHEWGVDFATWCSYKYLNGGPGAVSGIFVHQKHHDQHLPRLAGWWGYREDRRFEMTPGFLPDTGADGWQVSTPNILALAVHRAAIAITAEAGIVALRQKSEHLTGFLEYILTPFDKIQILTPDDPNQRGCQLSLLVRKNGKALFNYLTQQGIIGDWREPDCIRLAPTPLYNTFEEIWQVGEVLKRFYAS, from the coding sequence ATGATCTACGAACACGCACTCGATTTTGCGCAACAACTCGACCACGCTGATCCGCTTCGGCAGTTTCGCGACCGTTTTTATATTCCTCAGCACGCAGGCAAACCAGTAGTTTATTTATGTGGTAATTCGCTGGGGTTACAACCTAAATGTGCTCGCGAAGTGCTAAATCAGGAACTGAACACTTGGCAGAATCTGGGTGTGGAAGGTTGGTTTGAGCAGCGTGAGGGGGCTGAACAGTCCTGGTTGAGCTATCATAAATCCTGTAAAGAATCGTTGGCCCAGATTGTAGGGGCAGAGCAAGTGGAAGTTTGTCCGATGAATGCTCTTACCGTAAATCTGCATCTGCTGCTTGCTTCTTTTTATCAGCCTACGGATAAAAAAAACAGAATTCTGACCATTGCCGGTGATTTTCCATCCGACCAGTATGCACTCGAAACGCATATAAAACACCGGGGTTTGTCGCCTTCCGAGGTGCTGATTGAAATTGCTCCGCGCGCCAACGATGGACTAATTCATACGACCGATATTCAGAACGCGATTGCCGAACATGCCGATTCGCTGGCGCTGATCTGGATGAGTGGCCTCAATTACTACACCGGACAGGTCTATACCATGGATGCCATTACGCAGACGGCCCGGCACTATTGTGTGCCCATTGGCTTCGATCTGGCTCACGCTATAGGCAACGTACCCTTACGACTCCATGAATGGGGAGTCGATTTTGCAACCTGGTGTTCATATAAATACTTAAATGGCGGACCAGGGGCGGTTTCGGGGATATTTGTGCATCAGAAACATCACGACCAGCATTTGCCACGACTGGCGGGTTGGTGGGGCTATCGCGAAGATCGTCGTTTTGAGATGACGCCCGGTTTTTTGCCAGATACCGGTGCCGATGGCTGGCAGGTCAGTACGCCCAATATTCTGGCTTTGGCAGTGCATCGTGCCGCAATCGCTATTACGGCCGAAGCCGGTATAGTGGCATTACGTCAAAAAAGTGAACACCTGACTGGTTTTCTGGAATACATACTGACACCCTTCGATAAAATTCAGATTCTAACTCCCGACGACCCGAACCAGCGAGGATGCCAGTTGTCGCTGTTAGTGCGTAAAAATGGCAAAGCGCTGTTCAACTACTTGACTCAACAAGGCATTATTGGCGACTGGCGCGAACCCGATTGCATCCGTCTGGCTCCAACACCGCTCTACAATACGTTCGAAGAGATTTGGCAGGTTGGTGAGGTTTTAAAGAGATTCTACGCTTCCTGA
- the queG gene encoding tRNA epoxyqueuosine(34) reductase QueG, with product MHTVAGRYANLIKAKARELGFDFCGIAKADFLEDEASRLEIWLKNGMHGQMNYMANHFDKRLDPRLLVDDAKSVITVLLNYYPEQTLPEASDDYKLSKYAYGTDYHFVIKDKLKDLLAFIHKEIGEVGGRAFVDSAPVMDKAWAKRAGLGWIGKHTNLINREIGSFFFIGELILDLELEPDGPITDYCGTCTRCIDACPTDAIVGPYVVDGSKCISYFTIELKEAIPEDVRGKFKNWIFGCDICQDVCPWNRFARPHQTPAFDLHPDLATFTKTDWEEITEEVFREVFRRSAVKRTKLDGLKRNITFNQEA from the coding sequence ATGCATACAGTGGCTGGTCGATACGCCAACCTTATCAAAGCAAAAGCCCGTGAATTGGGCTTCGATTTTTGTGGTATAGCAAAGGCTGATTTTCTGGAAGATGAGGCTTCACGGCTGGAAATCTGGCTAAAGAATGGTATGCACGGCCAGATGAATTACATGGCTAACCACTTCGACAAACGGCTCGATCCGCGTTTGCTGGTCGACGATGCGAAGTCCGTCATTACGGTACTGCTTAACTATTATCCCGAACAAACGCTACCGGAAGCCAGCGACGACTACAAACTCTCTAAATATGCGTATGGCACAGATTATCACTTTGTTATAAAAGACAAACTGAAAGATCTGCTGGCCTTTATTCACAAAGAAATTGGCGAAGTTGGTGGCCGCGCGTTTGTAGATTCAGCTCCGGTTATGGATAAAGCCTGGGCTAAACGGGCAGGACTGGGATGGATAGGAAAACATACGAATCTGATCAATCGCGAGATCGGTTCATTTTTCTTTATTGGTGAGCTTATTCTCGATCTGGAACTCGAACCCGACGGCCCTATTACTGACTATTGTGGCACCTGCACTCGCTGTATCGATGCCTGCCCCACCGACGCCATTGTTGGGCCCTATGTGGTCGATGGCAGCAAGTGTATTTCGTATTTTACGATAGAACTAAAGGAAGCTATTCCAGAAGACGTTCGGGGCAAATTCAAGAACTGGATATTTGGCTGCGACATCTGCCAGGATGTCTGTCCCTGGAACCGGTTTGCCCGCCCGCACCAGACTCCTGCCTTCGATCTGCATCCCGATTTAGCTACGTTCACAAAAACCGATTGGGAAGAAATTACCGAAGAGGTGTTTCGGGAAGTATTCCGGCGCTCGGCCGTAAAACGAACCAAATTAGACGGTCTGAAACGCAACATTACGTTCAATCAGGAAGCGTAG
- a CDS encoding nucleotide exchange factor GrpE has product MENKDILDDQSSANTQQPDNLASEETVTVNGGEPEETPETASAEGFVAETDRIGSELAELKDKYLRLYADFENFRRRTAKEKLELIGNANEGLLQALIPVVDDFERAMQSMETAEDVAAVKEGVSLIYNKLFKTLENKGLKPMTSKGEPFNADLHESVTQFPAPSDDLKGKVIDEIEKGYYLNDKVIRFAKVIVGS; this is encoded by the coding sequence ATGGAAAATAAAGACATTTTGGACGATCAATCGTCTGCGAATACGCAACAACCTGACAACCTGGCAAGTGAAGAGACTGTAACGGTCAATGGTGGAGAACCAGAAGAAACTCCCGAAACGGCTTCGGCAGAAGGGTTTGTCGCTGAAACCGACCGGATAGGTAGCGAACTTGCTGAACTTAAAGATAAATACCTCCGTTTGTACGCTGACTTCGAGAACTTTCGTCGGCGCACAGCCAAGGAAAAACTAGAGTTGATTGGCAATGCCAATGAAGGACTGCTTCAGGCGTTGATTCCGGTTGTCGACGATTTTGAACGGGCCATGCAATCGATGGAAACTGCCGAAGACGTTGCTGCGGTGAAAGAAGGCGTGTCGCTGATTTATAACAAGTTGTTCAAGACACTGGAAAATAAAGGACTCAAACCGATGACGTCGAAAGGCGAACCTTTCAACGCTGATTTGCACGAGTCTGTGACGCAATTTCCTGCGCCCAGCGACGACCTGAAAGGCAAAGTTATTGACGAAATCGAGAAAGGATACTATCTGAATGACAAGGTCATTCGGTTTGCAAAAGTGATTGTTGGAAGCTAA
- the dnaJ gene encoding molecular chaperone DnaJ: MATKRDYYEILGVDKNATPEELKKAYRKMAIKYHPDKNPDDPTAEEKFKEAAEAYDVLNDPQKKARYDQFGHAGVGGAAGGYGAGGPTMEDIFSQFGDVFGDDSPFGSFFRGAGGGGQRQRVRRGSDLRIKLKLNLQEVANGVEKKIKVKRHVTCNTCGGNGSKNGTAVQTCTTCNGTGQTRKVVNTMLGQMVSTSTCPTCNGEGKIVTDRCDACFGEGRVLQEDVIPIKIPAGVAEGIQLSVGGKGNVPPRGGVAGDLLIVIEEEEDADLKRDGNNVVFDLYVSFIDAAIGTNVEVPTIDGKARITLDAGTQSGKILRLKGKGIKELNGYGRGDQLVHINVWTPKVLSAEERSLLEKLRTSPNFQPKPNKNEKGFFDKMKDFFHG; encoded by the coding sequence ATGGCAACGAAGCGCGACTATTATGAAATATTGGGCGTTGACAAAAACGCTACACCGGAGGAATTAAAGAAGGCCTATCGAAAGATGGCTATCAAATATCACCCCGACAAAAACCCTGACGATCCTACTGCTGAAGAAAAGTTTAAGGAGGCTGCCGAAGCCTACGACGTTCTGAACGACCCGCAAAAGAAAGCTCGTTACGATCAGTTTGGGCATGCGGGTGTAGGTGGTGCTGCCGGAGGGTATGGCGCTGGCGGGCCAACCATGGAGGATATTTTTAGCCAGTTTGGCGATGTCTTTGGCGATGATTCTCCATTTGGGAGCTTTTTCCGTGGAGCAGGTGGCGGTGGTCAGCGGCAGCGCGTGCGTCGGGGTTCCGATCTGCGCATTAAACTGAAGCTAAACCTACAGGAAGTTGCCAATGGTGTTGAGAAAAAAATAAAAGTTAAGCGCCACGTTACCTGTAACACCTGTGGTGGCAATGGGTCTAAAAACGGTACGGCCGTTCAGACCTGTACGACCTGCAATGGAACCGGCCAAACCCGCAAAGTCGTCAATACAATGCTTGGACAGATGGTTTCGACCAGTACCTGCCCAACCTGTAATGGCGAAGGTAAAATTGTTACCGATCGCTGCGACGCTTGCTTTGGCGAAGGTCGTGTTTTGCAGGAAGATGTGATTCCTATCAAGATTCCGGCTGGTGTTGCCGAAGGTATTCAACTATCGGTGGGTGGCAAAGGCAATGTGCCCCCACGCGGAGGTGTTGCTGGCGATTTGTTAATTGTTATTGAGGAAGAGGAAGATGCCGATCTGAAACGCGATGGTAATAACGTGGTCTTTGATCTGTATGTGAGCTTCATCGATGCAGCTATTGGGACCAATGTTGAAGTTCCAACCATTGACGGGAAAGCCCGAATCACGCTCGATGCCGGTACGCAGAGCGGTAAGATTCTACGCCTGAAAGGTAAAGGCATTAAGGAACTGAATGGTTATGGCCGGGGCGACCAACTTGTACACATTAACGTCTGGACACCGAAAGTGCTATCGGCCGAAGAGCGGTCACTACTTGAAAAGCTACGTACTTCGCCGAATTTCCAGCCAAAGCCAAACAAAAACGAGAAAGGCTTCTTCGATAAGATGAAGGACTTTTTCCACGGTTAA